In the Leifsonia sp. 466MF genome, one interval contains:
- a CDS encoding DUF3117 domain-containing protein, with translation MAAMKPRTGDGPMEAVKEGRLIIVRVPLEGGGRLVVSVNDAEAKELHDALASVVTSA, from the coding sequence ATGGCGGCCATGAAGCCGAGGACCGGGGACGGGCCGATGGAGGCTGTGAAGGAGGGACGGCTCATCATCGTGCGTGTGCCGCTCGAGGGTGGGGGACGACTGGTGGTCTCCGTCAACGACGCGGAAGCCAAAGAGCTCCACGACGCGCTTGCCAGCGTCGTGACCTCCGCCTGA
- a CDS encoding MFS transporter produces MIATEQSLSRATVARYAVGSLGTGGFATLPGLVLVYYLTDSLGVAAIVAGVVVTVAKVWDVVIDPVIGARSDRMLAVRGSRRPMMLLGALALPVFFLLTFAVPPGTTAAAAAVWVLLAFVLTATAFSLFQVPYIALPAELASGYDQRTRLLTWRVVVLTFAILLFGAGGPALRSLGGGNAFAGYFLMALVAGVTIGAGMLVSAFVAPRGLPAAEPPARESIVATVRSNYAAGVRVLRDSQPFRALLLTFLLQGLATGLMLAGANYVATWVLHSEDAVTFLFVALIGPALIVTPLWGVIARRIGKERGFVIASVLFGLAALSMVALLWAPGAWVYAPVALAGAGYAGMQSLPMAMLPDVISHDARRNGEGRAGTFGGMWTAGETTGMALGATVLSIVLAVSGYVSRSAAVAEAGASQPASAVAGIALSFSLVPAIIIAISLVPLARYRLRKGDIDVVV; encoded by the coding sequence ATGATCGCAACGGAGCAGTCGCTGAGCAGGGCGACCGTCGCGCGGTACGCCGTCGGGTCGCTCGGCACGGGCGGCTTCGCGACCCTTCCCGGGCTGGTGCTCGTGTACTACCTCACCGACTCGCTGGGTGTCGCCGCGATCGTCGCGGGCGTGGTCGTGACGGTGGCCAAGGTGTGGGACGTGGTGATCGACCCGGTGATCGGCGCCCGCAGCGACCGGATGCTCGCCGTGCGCGGCTCCCGCCGGCCGATGATGCTGCTCGGCGCGCTCGCGCTGCCGGTGTTCTTCCTGCTCACATTCGCCGTCCCGCCCGGGACGACGGCAGCGGCCGCCGCCGTCTGGGTGCTGCTCGCGTTCGTGCTGACGGCGACGGCGTTCAGCCTGTTCCAGGTGCCGTACATCGCGCTGCCGGCCGAGCTCGCATCCGGATACGACCAGAGGACGCGCCTGCTGACCTGGCGCGTGGTGGTTCTGACCTTCGCCATCCTGCTGTTCGGGGCGGGCGGGCCGGCGCTGCGGTCCCTCGGCGGGGGCAACGCCTTCGCGGGGTACTTCCTGATGGCACTGGTCGCGGGTGTGACGATCGGCGCCGGGATGCTCGTCTCGGCGTTCGTCGCGCCGCGCGGACTGCCCGCTGCCGAGCCGCCGGCGCGGGAGAGCATCGTCGCGACCGTGCGCTCGAACTACGCGGCCGGGGTGCGCGTGCTGCGCGACAGCCAGCCGTTCCGCGCTCTGCTGCTCACGTTCCTGCTGCAGGGACTGGCCACCGGCCTGATGCTCGCCGGGGCCAACTACGTCGCCACGTGGGTGCTCCACTCGGAGGACGCCGTGACGTTCCTGTTCGTGGCGCTCATCGGCCCCGCGCTCATCGTGACGCCGCTGTGGGGCGTCATCGCGCGCCGCATCGGCAAGGAGCGCGGGTTCGTGATCGCGAGCGTCCTGTTCGGGCTGGCGGCCCTGTCCATGGTCGCGCTGCTGTGGGCGCCCGGCGCGTGGGTCTATGCCCCCGTGGCGCTGGCGGGAGCCGGGTACGCGGGCATGCAGTCCCTGCCGATGGCCATGCTGCCCGACGTCATCTCGCACGACGCGCGGCGCAACGGCGAGGGTCGGGCGGGAACGTTCGGCGGCATGTGGACAGCGGGGGAGACGACGGGCATGGCGCTCGGCGCGACCGTGCTGAGCATCGTGCTCGCGGTGAGCGGCTACGTCTCGCGCAGTGCGGCCGTGGCGGAGGCGGGCGCGTCTCAGCCGGCCAGCGCCGTCGCCGGGATCGCCCTGAGCTTCAGCCTCGTGCCGGCGATCATCATCGCGATCAGCCTGGTGCCGCTGGCGCGCTACCGGCTCCGGAAGGGAGACATCGATGTCGTCGTTTGA
- a CDS encoding twin-arginine translocase TatA/TatE family subunit, with translation MFGLTFDKLLIVAVIAAFVIGPERLPAYAAKLGQLVRSLRDFANGAKDRMRDEMGPEFDEVDWKKLDPRQYDPRRIIREALLEDGPEAAGAIKPVTQSAYAQRKLPLTAGAIPPYDTEST, from the coding sequence GTGTTCGGGCTGACCTTCGACAAGCTGCTGATCGTGGCGGTGATCGCCGCGTTCGTCATCGGCCCGGAGCGCCTGCCCGCGTACGCCGCGAAGCTCGGTCAGCTGGTGCGGTCGCTGCGCGACTTCGCCAACGGCGCGAAGGACCGGATGCGGGATGAGATGGGCCCCGAGTTCGACGAGGTCGACTGGAAGAAGCTCGACCCCCGCCAGTACGACCCGCGCCGCATCATCCGCGAAGCGCTGCTCGAGGACGGCCCGGAGGCCGCCGGCGCGATCAAGCCCGTGACGCAGTCCGCGTACGCGCAGCGGAAGCTGCCGCTGACGGCCGGGGCGATCCCGCCGTACGACACCGAGTCCACCTGA
- a CDS encoding O-methyltransferase, protein MSDKDSNWRFADDIVVESDVIARARQQSLELGIDPISPATGAQAAVVVAATRAENVVEIGTGVGVSGLWLLTGGTDAQLTSIDVEVEYQQHARAFFTEAGLPSNRVRLIPGRALEVLPRMNENSYDIVFIDADPQSVIEYVEHGLRLVRPGGTVLVARALWRGRVADPAARDEVATGFRTLITETSASGAVISALSPAGEGLLQITKLAP, encoded by the coding sequence GTGTCAGACAAGGACTCGAACTGGAGATTCGCCGACGACATCGTCGTCGAGAGCGATGTGATCGCCCGGGCACGGCAGCAGTCGCTCGAACTGGGCATCGACCCCATCTCGCCCGCGACCGGCGCCCAGGCGGCCGTCGTCGTGGCGGCGACGCGTGCCGAGAACGTCGTCGAGATCGGAACCGGCGTCGGAGTCTCGGGCCTGTGGCTCCTCACCGGCGGCACGGATGCGCAGCTCACCTCCATCGACGTGGAGGTCGAGTACCAGCAGCATGCCCGCGCGTTCTTCACCGAGGCGGGGCTGCCGTCGAACCGTGTGCGGCTCATCCCCGGTCGTGCGCTCGAGGTGCTGCCGCGTATGAACGAGAACTCGTACGACATCGTCTTCATCGACGCCGACCCGCAGTCGGTCATCGAGTACGTCGAGCACGGGCTGCGCCTGGTGCGCCCGGGCGGAACGGTGCTCGTCGCCCGCGCGCTCTGGCGTGGACGCGTCGCCGACCCGGCGGCGCGTGACGAGGTCGCGACCGGCTTCCGCACGCTCATCACCGAGACGTCCGCGTCCGGCGCGGTCATCAGCGCCCTGTCGCCGGCCGGCGAGGGGCTGCTGCAGATCACCAAGCTCGCGCCGTAG